A single region of the Syntrophus gentianae genome encodes:
- a CDS encoding TIGR01212 family radical SAM protein (This family includes YhcC from E. coli K-12, an uncharacterized radical SAM protein.) produces MSASDSGNRSKRYTDLKTYWRNRFGCTVYKLPVDAGFTCPNRDGSRGTGGCIYCDGRGSRLRQEGPLPSVSEQIRRGREFYRNRKGARKFIAYFQTFTNTYAPCDQLQSLFDEALAQEDVIGLSVGTRPDCVPDEVLDLLKGYARNFHVWLEFGLQSISDGTLLRINRGHTAAEFFDAVRRAADDHLLICTHIIAGLPGEVPEDVLNTAQALASLPIAGIKIHSLLALSGTALGEEYKEGRLTLWTQEEYVRTVCDILELLPPEMVIQRLTADGYADIYLAPAWATNKMVILNAIDREMERRDARQGCRYRNNTGTAPQASFR; encoded by the coding sequence GTGTCCGCATCAGACTCAGGGAACCGTTCCAAACGTTATACGGATTTGAAGACTTACTGGAGAAACCGCTTCGGCTGCACGGTGTATAAACTGCCCGTCGATGCCGGCTTCACCTGCCCGAACCGGGACGGTTCGCGAGGGACAGGGGGGTGCATCTATTGCGACGGCCGGGGATCACGCCTCCGCCAGGAAGGGCCGCTGCCCTCCGTCAGCGAACAGATACGCCGGGGCAGGGAATTCTATCGAAACCGGAAAGGGGCAAGGAAGTTTATCGCCTATTTCCAGACCTTCACCAATACCTACGCCCCGTGCGACCAATTGCAGAGCCTCTTTGACGAGGCCCTGGCCCAGGAAGACGTCATCGGCCTTTCGGTTGGGACCCGTCCCGATTGTGTCCCTGATGAGGTCCTGGATCTTTTGAAGGGTTATGCCCGGAATTTTCATGTCTGGCTGGAATTCGGCCTGCAGTCGATTTCCGACGGAACGCTGCTGCGGATCAACCGGGGGCATACGGCGGCGGAGTTCTTTGATGCCGTAAGGCGTGCTGCCGACGACCACCTTTTGATCTGCACCCATATCATCGCCGGTCTGCCTGGCGAGGTTCCCGAAGATGTCCTGAATACGGCGCAAGCCCTAGCCTCCCTGCCGATTGCGGGGATAAAGATCCATTCCCTGCTGGCTTTATCAGGCACGGCGCTTGGAGAAGAGTATAAGGAAGGAAGGCTAACCCTCTGGACCCAGGAGGAATACGTCCGGACGGTCTGCGACATCCTGGAGCTCCTGCCGCCGGAGATGGTGATTCAGCGCTTGACGGCTGACGGCTATGCCGATATTTACCTTGCCCCCGCCTGGGCCACCAACAAGATGGTCATTCTCAACGCCATCGACCGGGAGATGGAGCGGCGGGATGCCCGCCAGGGATGCCGCTATCGCAACAATACCGGGACAGCACCCCAGGCATCCTTCCGGTGA